The following are encoded in a window of Lonchura striata isolate bLonStr1 chromosome 33, bLonStr1.mat, whole genome shotgun sequence genomic DNA:
- the LOC110476801 gene encoding protein S100-A4-like isoform X1: protein MACPLEQAMAIMVTTFHKYSAKEGDKFKLSKAELKELLNKELPVFGSKQMDEVEFKRLMNDLDHDKDSEVDFKEYVCFLACVTMAFNDFFKDDPGKQQRRK from the exons ATGGCGTGTCCCCTGGAGCAGGCCATGGCCATCATGGTCACCACCTTCCACAAGTACTCGGCCAAGGAGGGCGACAAGTTCAAGCTCAGCAAGGCCGAGCTCAAGGAGCTGCTCAACAAGGAGCTGCCCGTCTTCGGCAGC AAGCAAATGGACGAGGTGGAGTTCAAGCGGCTGATGAACGACCTGGACCACGACAAGGACAGCGAGGTGGACTTCAAGGAGTACGTTTGCTTCCTGGCCTGCGTCACCATGGCCTTCAACGACTTCTTCAAGGACGACCCGGGCAAGCAGCAGCGCAGGaagtga
- the LOC110476801 gene encoding protein S100-A4-like isoform X2, with translation MACPLEQAMAIMVTTFHKYSAKEGDKFKLSKAELKELLNKELPVFGSQMDEVEFKRLMNDLDHDKDSEVDFKEYVCFLACVTMAFNDFFKDDPGKQQRRK, from the exons ATGGCGTGTCCCCTGGAGCAGGCCATGGCCATCATGGTCACCACCTTCCACAAGTACTCGGCCAAGGAGGGCGACAAGTTCAAGCTCAGCAAGGCCGAGCTCAAGGAGCTGCTCAACAAGGAGCTGCCCGTCTTCGGCAGC CAAATGGACGAGGTGGAGTTCAAGCGGCTGATGAACGACCTGGACCACGACAAGGACAGCGAGGTGGACTTCAAGGAGTACGTTTGCTTCCTGGCCTGCGTCACCATGGCCTTCAACGACTTCTTCAAGGACGACCCGGGCAAGCAGCAGCGCAGGaagtga
- the LOC110476799 gene encoding protein S100-A4-like, translating into MACPLEQALAVVVATFHKYSGNEGDKYKLNKAELKELLTKELPSFSKQTSEESLQKLMSSLDCNSDSEVDFQEYVTFLACMAMMCNDFFQDLPDKMPRRK; encoded by the exons ATGGCGTGTCCCCTGGAGCAGGCGCTGGCCGTGGTGGTCGCCACCTTCCACAAGTACTCGGGCAACGAGGGCGACAAGTACAAGCTCAACAAGGCCGAGCTCAAGGAGCTGCTCACCAAGGAGCTGCCGAGCTTCAGC AAGCAGACCAGCGAGGAGAGTTTACAGAAGCTGATGAGCAGCCTGGACTGCAACAGCGACAGCGAGGTGGACTTCCAGGAGTACGTGACCTTCCTGGCCTGCATGGCCATGATGTGCAACGATTTCTTCCAGGACCTGCCCGACAAGATGCCGCGCAGGAAGTGA